The sequence TATAAGGATACTTAAATATACCATATTTGACTCATTTAGACCTGTTCTCAAACAATATCGCAAGTGGTGTTCCTGATTTTGTAAGTTCTTCTTTCATTGAAAAAATATATCTTAATGACAATATGTTTGAAAGGAATTAATTATTCCTTGATATCTTTCCATGTTTTGAAAGATTATAATATTGTGTTTTGCCTTTCTAGGATTGATAGTTAATATTGTGTTTCTTATCTATattcttgatatattttaaactaggaatagttttgatttgaattgagataatataatattcctagatttaaaatatggttGATTGGATTATAGAATGATATTTCCTATATTTGAAAgagtttaaatatttatatatttacttgattattttgtaggagatattattcacttatcataatatatctgTATCTCCTAACTTATTTTTATTTCCTTATCTTTATAGATTGATTCGAGTTTGAAAGGAAAAAAAGATCAAGGTTTATTGGAGATAAGATTGTTCAAGCTTAATTTGGTGTCCTTCACGTTGAATAAATAGGAGAGCTGATCGAGAAGCGTGAAGTGCAGAACGTAGTGCAGAATAGAGCGAGCGAGAGCAGAGAAACACATATACTGCACAAGAGAGAGTTTCACGTCGAAAATTCAGAGACTCATTCATGAGAAATCAAGAGCTCTGAATTACATAAGAAGATTGGAGTTTTCTGTATTGTCGTGAAGCTTTTcgagaacacttgaagattacACTTGCAAGAGTGTTGATCGAAAGACCTTTTGTGGTTCTCGAATTTCGGCAATCAGGATCAATTCCTTTTGGTTTTATCGTTTTGCTTTTCGTGATTTCCGTTGATGCCTTGATGGTTTGAGAGCACTGAAGATTGGTGATCGAAGTTGTGTTGCTCTCGTATTTTGGCATCAAGGATCAACTCCTATCTTGGGTTTTCTTGTTCTACTTTCAGTAGACTTTTAAGggagttgtttttatttattctttattttctcacatgattgagaaaatttatttttgaaataattcacTATTTTTagagtttgtaaaactctttgattgttttctagtgaaagttttgccctgaggcgctgcaagagtattttatactcttgcttaaatatttgattctgatttgtttggttgcttatctattttattcattgctttcaaaaattctgatacatgttaatcaaggtgttattgaagatgttgtcaacacctagtgacaacatctgaatctgttttatgtgcaaccttttattactttagtacttgtgcatatttactcttgattatttttattgttggtttaCTGTTAGTTTCCTGttactattcacgttttaatatttccgctgcatgttgtgtaggatgttgtcaacacctagtgacaacatctgattctgataatttttatgaaccaATGTATCCCTTACAATGTTCAATGGACATCTAAGTGAAAGCATCGGAGGCTTATCCGAGTTGGAGGTTCTACGACTTGGTTCGAACCAATTACAAGGCATAGTCACAGAGTCCCATTTGTTGAATCTCTCCCAATTACAGATATTTGATCTGTCAGCTAATCCAATGCTGACCTTAAATTTGAGCATTCATTGGGTTCCTCCATTTCAACTAATAGCCATGAGTCTCTCCCAATGTAAAATAGGACCATATTTCCCAAACTGGCTTCAAGTCCAGACACAATTAGTTTTTCTTGATATATCCTTTACTCAAATCGTAGACACCATTCCATCCTGGTTTGGAAATCTAGCTTCTAAACTATCGTATTTGAACGCATCGAGTAACCAATTACATGGTCTGTTTCCTCATATTCCTACTTTTGATTTGAAGCTCGATATTAAGATCAAGTCACCTTTCAATCAAAACATGCTCTTGAGAAAATTCGATTTATCAGGAAACCAAATTCGAGGTCCCTTGACTTTTTTGTGCGACAACACGGATTGGAGATTACTTGATCTTTCAAATAACTTGTTCTCCAACCAGCTTCCAGATTGTTTTGCCAACTTCAGTGATTTACAGCATCTTAATTTAGCCAACAATCGTTTCATTGGGGAAGTCCCGTTTTCGTTTGGCTCGTCGTGTGGCCTATCTTTGTTGCATTTGCGAAACAATAATTTTTTCGGAGGGATCCCTGTTTCTTTGAGAAACTGCACAAAGTTGGTGATGATTGATATGGGAGAAAATAAGCTAACTGGCAAGTTACCGGACTGGATCGGATATAACTTTTCAAGATTGGTTGTCTTAAGCCTACGGTCCAATGAATTCTATGGTCCCATATCCTCAAGCATGTGTAAACTAGAAAATATGCAAATCTTAGACCTTTCTTCAAACAAAATTTCAGGGGCGATACCGAAATGTGTGCGTGGTCTTTCTGCCATGATCGAGACACCTGGTTATAGCCAGTTTAATCAGTTGAGGGGATTGGCGATTCCGAATGGAAACTTTCTTGCACAATTTAGTGTCTTGGATGGTGCATATTTCATGTGGAAGGGACTTGAGGTTAACTATGTAAACAATGTGGGACTTGTCAATCTTATTGATATCTCGAATAATGAATTACTCGGATATATTCCTTCAGAAATTGTCGAGCTAGTCGGCTTGATTGGACTGAACCTTTCAAGAAACAATCTGATCGGATCCATTCCTCAAGACATTGGCAAGATGAAGTCCTTGAATTTTCTCGATGTTTCAAGAAACAAACTTTGGGGTGAAATTCCCACAAGTCTGTCTGAATTGAGTCGCCTAGGAGTTTTGAACTTGTCATACAACAACTTATGGGGTGAAATTCCACAGAGCTCTCACATGCTGACTTTCGACGAGTTTTCCTACACAGGAAATACCGGTCTATGTGGGCGCCCATAGCCACTCGAAAGATCATGCACCTGGGATCGTCAAGATCCAAAACTCACTGCTGATAACAACACAATGAAGTATCCGAAAGACGATGATCAGTTCATTACTCCCGGATTTTATATGTCTATGGGGCTTGGTTTCGTCTTTGGATTTTGGGGAGTAATCTTTGGAACAATATTACTCAACAAATCAATCAGATATTGAACGTTATTGTTTGTACGTCAAAGTAGAGATAAGGAAGGCCCCGTCTCCGCTGATATGTTTCAAATCAATTAGAACTTGATtatctatttctattttatctatttttatttttattatgtataaaAAGATTCTGAATTTATAACTTTGCATTCAAATTGCCACAAATTTGGGAAAAttattcaaaagaaaataaggACAAAAAATAGATTAAAAAATTTAGTTAAACCGTAGGATGATGTGATAATCAGCTCTCTTCAGAAGAAAGAAGCCGCCACTTGAAAACCCTTCGAGATTTTCTACAAAGAGTGGTTCGCCACCCTCGCCGACACTCTCCTCCTCCTCCGCTCCTACTACGAGAACATGGAGCTCGCCGCCGTTGAAGACGTGGCTCAATGCCATCAAATAATGATATACATGGCATCCTTCCTGAATCTTTTTACAAGCTCCAATAGTGTTGGATCTACCCTCCTTTACTTCATTTATTTTCCTCccaatttttctcttttttttataattcaatttatcaattttatctatttcaaaaaatatatattttatacccAATAATTTTGATAAGTGAAAATGACTCACATgtgaatcaataataatttacaaTATTCAAACAATAATTCAGTCCAAATTATATGAATATGAAATTAAACAtaagaatatttattattactaGTAAACAGCACGTGCGATGCACGTGGTGACACtttgtttatataatatatctattaattattttttataattattgagATTTTCACGGctttataataaaaatcatataaactttaattatttattataaaaatcaactaaaataatacaatgatcattttttttcatttttagtcatgtTAATGGTGAATTTGTATTTTCAATCATGTAACGTGaatgttttcatttttagtcatattactatgcatttttatttttaatcatgtcacttgtatattgtttttattttgatcatttaactcgcatgttttttttttgggttctcttttgatatataaatttttatttatagtcATTTAACttgcatattatttttattatttttcatttaacttgtattatattcatatatatttttatatgatcttgtgtaaataaaattgcaaatttgttatttcacaatgatAAAACTTTACCCTTTTATTCATACTtttagatagatagatagatagatagatagatagatagatatataGATAGATTTCACAATgaaaaaattttactttttttattC comes from Henckelia pumila isolate YLH828 chromosome 4, ASM3356847v2, whole genome shotgun sequence and encodes:
- the LOC140861674 gene encoding receptor-like protein EIX2, with amino-acid sequence MHGPSSKACTGSVLFPSFNSLGDLRFFHVLRPSSNVALNYEFGRLSSWGIGKDQRECCQWSGIHCHNRTNHITKLNLRGPSEIGIGSVHAIAPLEGKISSSLFELKDLTYLDLSCNDFGNSGFLESIGSFNNLRYLNLSRVHFSGPIPGNVGNLSKLISLDLKWNTGLYSENLDWVSHLRLLEYLDLSWVDLRRALNWLQAISRLAFIQELHFARSGLHDILTSSLPSINTSTPLAIIDFSQNFDISSSTFYWFLNFSSSLTFIDLSLNNISGLVPDAFGDHKSIAHLNLAFNSLEGGIPKSFGNMSRLTFLDLGDNSLDAQLSEVMKNLSGPLEKKLRYLDLSRNMLSGSIPDFSSFSFLNRLALGGNVLNGSIIFDLSANPMLTLNLSIHWVPPFQLIAMSLSQCKIGPYFPNWLQVQTQLVFLDISFTQIVDTIPSWFGNLASKLSYLNASSNQLHGLFPHIPTFDLKLDIKIKSPFNQNMLLRKFDLSGNQIRGPLTFLCDNTDWRLLDLSNNLFSNQLPDCFANFSDLQHLNLANNRFIGEVPFSFGSSCGLSLLHLRNNNFFGGIPVSLRNCTKLVMIDMGENKLTGKLPDWIGYNFSRLVVLSLRSNEFYGPISSSMCKLENMQILDLSSNKISGAIPKCVRGLSAMIETPGYSQFNQLRGLAIPNGNFLAQFSVLDGAYFMWKGLEVNYVNNVGLVNLIDISNNELLGYIPSEIVELVGLIGLNLSRNNLIGSIPQDIGKMKSLNFLDVSRNKLWGEIPTSLSELSRLGVLNLSYNNLWGEIPQSSHMLTFDEFSYTGNTGLCGRP